The following are encoded together in the Lactuca sativa cultivar Salinas chromosome 1, Lsat_Salinas_v11, whole genome shotgun sequence genome:
- the LOC111882302 gene encoding uncharacterized protein LOC111882302 — translation MAVNEFSRSVDMGIKLSKRIYYGKDSPSPSRSAPKPPSMEKSLSTSSSASSVRMPQNHHPTSPMAYAVINEPLVVENPAIRSYQPYIYGRCDPPALIPLHMVGVTMEVDCYLDTVFVTVSGVWRLHCVSSTTLCDCRIAIPMGEQGSLLGVEVDTTTRSYFTQLITPEDEKNHVLRENKKDGFLMKGNTYTFQISQVEGGSNIHVKARFSQKLLYQDHNFCLSVPFTFPPHVFPVFKKDYSCTEKILLNVNSGTCTSITCNNASHPLKELKRQVGQLVFLYEAGVIKWSSQDFYFSYSVCSNEIFGGMLLQPSSLHDYDQRDMFCFYLFPGNKQNIKPFRKEVVFVIDISGSMRDDPLEKTKDEIVGSLWKLNEGDSFNIIASNENIKSFSSSLNLVTEGMITTAIEWMNTNLIANGGTNLMLPLKQAIDMVGRTSDSIPFIFLITDGSVEDEREICNMVKGHIVDGELNSPRICTFGIGSYINQYFLQMLANIGRGHYDSAYDVDSISIRMRQLIDNATSPLFSNVTLDALQNLESYEIFPFCIPDLLSGSPLIVSGRFKGRFPDTVKARGLLADLNTHVIDVKVSKANDMPLEMVCARREVGMLTAQAWLDQNTELEEKVSKTSLQRGVPCEYTRMILVQHDNLKQVIESDPPEEKYTKSKNEKITYLMNLNFGFGNLIATVENLPPRNEELKLREPPGKVAQAASSCWIMFVDRFCCRCMIQACGQINNQCSIVMTQLCAALACFQCLECCCEMCYSCAEMCLCLFM, via the exons ATGGCAGTTAACGAGTTTTCCAGATCAGTCGATATGGGAATCAAACTTTCCAAGCGGATATACTACGGAAAAGACAGCCCTTCCCCTTCCAGGTCTGCTCCGAAGCCGCCGTCCATGGAGAAATCGTTATCGACGTCTTCCTCCGCTTCCTCAGTTCGGATGCCACAGAATCACCATCCTACATCGCCGATGGCTTACGCCGTCATAAATGAGCCTCTTGTTGTTGAGAATCCGGCTATTCGGAGCTATCAGCCGTACATATACGGACGCTGTGATCCGCCGGCGTTGATTCCGTTGCACATGGTCGGAGTAACGATGGAGGTTGACTGTTATTTGGACACGGTGTTCGTCACCGTTAGCGGTGTTTGGCGCCTTCATTGTGTATCTTCAACCACATTATGTGATTGTCGTATCGCGATTCCGATGGGAGAGCAG GGTTCACTTCTAGGTGTTGAGGTTGACACCACTACAAGATCATACTTTACTCAACTCATAACCCCAGAAGATGAAAAAAACCACGTCCTAcgagaaaataaaaaagatggCTTCTTAATGAAAGGCAACACCTACACTTTTCAAATCTCACAG GTTGAAGGAGGATCCAACATCCATGTGAAAGCTAGATTCTCTCAGAAACTATTGTATCAAGACCATAATTTCTGCCTCAGCGTTCCTTTCACTTTTCCCCCTCATGTATTTCCAGTGTTCAAGAAAGACTACTCTTGTACAGAAAAAATACTTCTAAATGTCAATTCTGGCACTTGCACTTCCATTACATGCAACAATGCTAGCCATCCTTTAAAG GAACTAAAACGACAGGTTGGCCAATTAGTCTTTTTGTATGAGGCAGGAGTTATCAAGTGGTCTTCTCAAGATTTCTATTTTTCATATTCG GTATGCTCAAATGAGATATTTGGTGGTATGCTCCTTCAGCCTTCATCTTTACATGATTATGATCAGAGAGATATGTTTTGTTTTTATCTATTTCCAGGGAATAAACAAAACATAAAG CCTTTCAGAAAGGAAGTGGTGTTTGTAATTGACATAAGTGGCAGCATGCGAGATGACCCTCTTgagaaaacaaaagatgaaatcGTAGGATCACTCTGGAAGCTCAATGAAGGAGATTCATTCAACATTATAGCTTCGAATGAAAACATTAAATCGTTTTCATCTTCATTGAATTTGGTAACAGAAGGAATGATTACAACTGCAATTGAATGGATGAACACAAATCTTATTGCTAATGGAGGTACCAACCTCATGCTTCCCCTAAAACAG GCAATTGACATGGTTGGTAGAACAAGCGATTCCATTCCGTTCATTTTTCTGATTACTGATGGATCTGTTGAAGATGAAAGAGAGATTTGTAATATGGTGAAAGGTCATATTGTGGATGGAGAACTGAACTCTCCTAGAATTTGCACATTTGGAATAGGTTCATACATCAATCAATATTTCTTGCAAATGCTTGCAAATATTGGAAGAGGACATTATGATTCTGCATACGATGTAG ATTCAATCAGCATTCGTATGCGACAACTGATTGACAATGCTACATCACCTCTTTTTTCAAATGTAACCCTTGATGCTCTACAAAATCTCGAGTCATATGAG ATATTCCCATTTTGTATTCCGGATTTATTGTCTGGAAGTCCTCTAATTGTATCAGGCAGATTCAAAGGGCGCTTCCCTGACACTGTTAAAGCTAGAGGTCTCTTAGCAGATTTAAACACTCATGTGATTGATGTCAAAGTGAGCAAAGCAAACGACATGCCTTTAGAAATG GTATGTGCAAGGAGGGAGGTTGGTATGCTTACAGCACAAgcatggttagaccaaaacacagAACTAGAGGAGAAG GTTTCAAAAACGAGCTTACAAAGAGGGGTTCCTTGTGAATATACTCGAATGATTCTAGTACAACATGATAACCTAAAACAAGTAATCGAATCAGATCCACCAGAAGAG AAGTATACGAAGTCGAAGAACGAGAAGATAACGTATCTCATGAATCTAAACTTTGGATTTGGTAACTTGATTGCAACTGTTGAGAATTTACCTCCAAGGAACGAAGAATTGAAGCTAAGGGAACCACCTGGAAAAGTTGCGCAAGCAGCTTCGTCTTGCTGGATTATGTTTGTTGATCGATTTTGTTGCAGGTGCATGATTCAGGCATGTGGTCAAATAAACAATCAATGCTCCATTGTAATGACGCAACTATGCGCTGCTCTTGCTTGCTTTCAATGCCTAGAATGTTGCTGTGAGATGTGTTATTCGTGTGCTGAAATGTGTTTGTGCCTGTTCATGTAG
- the LOC111882314 gene encoding probable nucleoside diphosphate kinase 5 has product MLMNLRCGICFGDAVIIILLTSVAALSHRSFANGELETERTLAIVKPDGVFGNYTSSIRKIILDSGFSIQREATVHLDEDSVRSFYAEHSTKSFFPNLVKYMTSGPVLIMALQKANAIADWRTLIGPTDAHKAKSTHPHSIRAMCGQDLERNCVHGSDSRESAAREISFFFTETFSEGTTLKHDEL; this is encoded by the exons ATGCTTATGAATCTCCGTTGCGGAATTTGCTTTGGGGATGCTGTAATAATTATCCTTCTGACCTCTGTTGCTGCTCTATCGCACAG ATCATTTGCAAATGGTGAATTGGAAACCGAGAGGACATTAGCAATAGTGAAACCAGATGGGGTTTTTGGTAACTATACTAGCTCAATAAGGAAGATTATTCTGGATTCTGGCTTCAGCATCCAAAGAGAAGCTACAGTACACCTTGATGAAGATAGTGTGAGAAGTTTCTATGCCGAGCACTCAACAAAGAGTTTCTTTCCCAACCTTGTTAAATACATGACAAG TGGTCCAGTGTTAATAATGGCTTTGCAAAAAGCTAATGCTATTGCTGATTGGCGCACTCTTATTGGACCAACTGATGCTCACAAGGCTAAATCTACACATCCTCACAG CATTAGGGCCATGTGTGGGCAGGATTTGGAGCGGAATTGTGTTCATGGTTCAGATTCACGTGAGTCGGCTGCAAGGGAAATTTCATTTTTCTTCACAGAGACATTTTCAG AAGGAACTACTCTGAAGCATGATGAACTCTAA